CTCTGGCTGGGAAACGTTTGGTAGGGTAGCTCTGCCCATTGTCAAATTTATAGGATGCAGCATTCATCTTGTTTGCTTGTGTAAATccttttataataataaaaaaaaaacaactccttGTGCAAATGTTAATTACGCTTTTCACGCACTGAACTGAACCGTCACAACTACTTGCCGCAGCTCCACTGTAGTGCTCCGTATCTTAGCAACAGCACGGAAGACGGAGCGCTGCCCCTCCCGTCCAGCGGGGGGCGGTAAGAAGTCAACCTGAGTATGCTCTCTACGGCGGAAGAGACCGGTGAGCATAGCTTCTCAGAGATTGAATTCATTGATAAGATAATACACTGCCTAGCCAGCGTCCAGTATTTTGAGACATTAAAGTGCTATTGTCACGATTACGTAGcatttttttctataacataaGGTATCCAGTTACTCATCAAGACGAACTTACGTCTGACcgttatttatttaaaacatttagctaGCTTGCGTCTAATCAGAAACAACCACAGTGCGCATGCGTAACGCAAGACACCGGCGTGACTGCAGTGGGAGGTTGTTTTTGATTACTCCTCTCCTGTGACGGCTAGGAGCTAGCTTGTTTGTTACGTAGTTATTGTGTTAGCACACTATTGGGAGAAAATACGCGATAAAGGGGGTCTTTGGTGCTCCAGCATGCGCAACTAGTTAAGCCTTTAGGTCCACTTGAGTGAAGACGCATCCAAGCGAACACAGAAGTGCGTGTGACTGTGCCTCTCGCTTCAGCGCCGTCTTCTTTTCCGATGAACCCATAGCATCAGTGTCGTGCACATCAGGGGTCCCTGGTCTGGCGTGAAATTAGACGGTATAATGCCGTTCACGCAAAGATCAAGGGTGACGAATGTGAAGAGTGACAAGTGAAGGTAAGGGCTTTGATATGCACGCTCAGTATGCACTGGATGCTGTTTGTACCAGTGCAATCAGATATGGGTATGAGGAGTAGCTGGAGTGTGAACTCTGAGAGTCTGTGTTTTAGAAATCATTATAACAAGGTTAAAACCCAAGCTAAGACTTGTTATATATTTGGAACATTTTCTGTGCACAGGAACTCTAATCCACCATGGGAAACACACCATCAAAGAGTGGCAGCGGAGAGGAACCGCTCAAAACAACTTTGTTTGAAAAGGAGCCAAGTGGGATAACGTACAGAATTCCTGCTCTCCTTTATCTGAGACACAGTCACACCTTCCTCGCTTTTGCAGAGAAAAGATCCTCACCGTGTGACCATGATGCCAAAATTCTTGTTATGAGAAGAGGAACATTGAAAGATGATGGATCTGTTCAGGTTATTATTTGCACCTTTGCTTAAGCCTTTGTTTTAGTACTGGAAACTGTCAGCCTCATCTGtgctcatgtttgtttttaactgttgtttttacagtggtCCTCCAGTCAGGAGCTGTCAACAGCATGTCTACCAAACCACCGCACCATGAATCCTTGCCCTGTGtatgaaaaaaacagcaaaacattgtttttgtttttcatctgcgTCTGGGGAACCACCACAGAGATTAGGCAGCTCATCACAGGTAAGAACAAAGCACGTCTTTGCTGTGTTAGCAGCACGGATGATGGGCAAACTTGGAGTCAAGTGAGAGACTTAACAGAGAGTGTGATTGGTGAAACAATCCATAAGTGGGCCACATTTGCTGTGGGTCCCGGCCACGGTGTTCAGATGGAGAATGGCAGATTGATCATCCCAGCGTACGCCTATTACGTCCCTTACAGATGCTGTTCCTTCCCCATCCCTTTAACAGTCTACCCACGTGCGCTGTCTATTTATAGTGAGGACTTTGGACAGACATGGCATATAGGTAAGATGCTTCGAAAAAAGtcatgtgaatgtgaaatggCGGAGATCATAGACCACGAGGGCAGGAGTCATCTTTACTGCAATGCTCGTAACACTGGAGGCCACAGATGTGAGGCCCTGAGTGAAAACAGCGGCGTGTATTTTGACAAGCCCCACATGGCCCCGGATCTCGCCGAACCACCTTTAGGCTGTCAAGGCAGCGTCATTGGCTTTCCTGCTCCCGAATTTGTCCCAAATGATGACGCTGAAAGCAAAGCTTGTGGCACGTCGCTCTTGTCTCCAGACACACAAACCTGGCTCCTCTTCATGCATCCAACCAATAAGTCTAGTAGAAGGGACATGGGCGTGTATCTGAACCGGTCCCCCCTGCACTCGTCAGGCTGGGACAGGCCCAGGATCATCCACAGCGGACCCAGTGGCTACTCAGACCTGGCCTACAACGGAGACAAGGATCAGTTTTCGTGCCTGATAGAGTGCGGGAAAGAGAGTGAACTGGAGCAGATTGCCTTCATGTCGTTTACCCTCAATGATGTCATGCAGACGGGCggtaagaaagaaaagaagatgcGCTGAATTGtcgttgttttatttgtgtatcaACAAAGCTCTCTGACATTCTGTTGCAACctaaaaatcaaagcaaaagcCACTAAATATGCTGTGCAGTaacatctgtctgtgttgaCTGTTGTTCTACATTCTGGAGATGATAATGCATGAGtcgtgtgttttgttgtctccTTGTTTACATGAAAATGTAATTCAAGTCCTAATAGTATTAATATGCAACCAGCTGTACAAGGAGGGAAACCATTTTTAAACAGTAGGGTGGTTGATTTTAAGCATGCTGTGCTGGACCGTCATTTTAAAATCAGGCTTTGTGTGTAGCACGTTTGAGGAACACTTCATACCCATTTCTGCATCTTATTAAACTGTCAGTAGTTCTGAGCAGTGGAGAGAATTTGCCtacctctttttattttcatacgAAGATCATAGCAGGCCTTGTAAAGTAGGGAGTAGAGTTTCCTCCATGCTCAGTCTCTCCTTTACAGTTAGTATACTCTAATTCACATATGCCTTCGACTCCACTGTTTAAACTTAAAGCCGTGCCACAGCCTGTCAGTGCACAGCCTTTTCTGTACGTCACAGTGAGTGCCAAAAAGTCGACAACATAAAAGTTTAAACATTTACCTTTTTACATGCTACATCCAGCTAATCAATGAGTAGACCAGCTAAACTGCATCAGGTCTGAGCTTTTAAAATAGTTGATGGAttaatagagagagagagataatggTTTCAGCAAGctacttctgtcttttttcccaTACGTTTAGCAGGATTTTCTGAACAGGCATTTTTAATCAAGTGCAGTGTTATAACCAGTTCTTATTGGCTGGCTGTCGGTCATCACGTGAAAGCATGTTACAGCAGATGAGGATTCACTATTTATAAAGCCACTAGGAAtttgcacacacaaaaccttGTAGTGAGCAACTTGAACATCCCTCTTTGCTTAATGTTGTGAGGCAAAATGCCTGGAGGCGATTCTACACtagtttcattgtgtttttgttgactgTTGTGGAAAGTGACAAAACCTGCATGAAACACGTATTTTagtagaaaataaaagtaacCTGTGATCACCTGACTCATCTGTTGTTCagttttgtacatttattttctgattatagTGTAATTTCGGTAATTATTGCTTTTAGCACGTAACTGTTGGGATAAATTTAAGAAGACAAGTTAAACAATAATCATTTGACAAACAGGGGTAAGGGATAGAATGATATGGCATAAATACGGTTTTAAAAGCAGCCATGAGAAACACTTTATCTGCTGCAGGGAGTATTTTAGTCCCTCAGCACGCAAAAGAGGCtaagtgctgcagtgtgttgaaaTGATGTGACGGGCTTTTGTTGTGAGGCGACCTGTGGGGATTTGAATGGGATTCAACAGATGTGCAGACAGCAGGGATAAATTAAGGATAGGGAGGAACGTTTTAGTAGAGGGCGGAATCTGAATATTCGATGCTTGTAAAGATTTCCAAATGTTAAGGGAGTGATAGTATGTGACAAACTGCAATTAACAAATAACTGTCACAACGTGATTTACATGTCATCTGAGTGATCATCTAGAAAAATGAAGTCTAAATTTGTCTTTACTATCCATAAATCCaatgaaaacaccaaaaccatCAGTACgttttctgctctgctcctactgaagatgtaaatctttaaaaattggtcacaaatacatacattttttccACTGGATTTCTGGGGTTCAATTTTCAGTGGATGAATACACATTTGGTTCTCTAATGAGTATTAATGGTTGTGGATGATTAGTGGATGAAATATATGAAATTAAACTACAGTGGCTActttcatggtaatgaaggagcATGTCACCCGGTGTGATGGAGTGGcttattgatgtgtttttggaaACAATGGAGGTTTATGACACAGATGAATGGCAAAGTGATGACAGGCAATACTTGTTGAGAGGATCAATTCAGCGTTTGGTCTTTTGTGTGGATTTTTTGACAATAAATAGAAAACAACATCACCAGCCCTAAAGTGAAGAAACAGATTAACTTGAGAACTTGGGACTTCAACATCCATTCTGATCATTAACACAATCACTGAACTGATACAAAAGCAACAACTAGGCCAGGTATGAAGTGTACTTTATTAGATGTGGGGGTTTGTAAATCTCAAATGTGCTTATTAACTGGCTATGGCTACTtccttcctttctgtttttcatcaccTTGTCCAACCTGCTTCTTCACAGGAGGGATGAATCATGTGGTGAAAcctgtttttctctgacagtGTTGGCGGTGAGACATCCAACATTTTTCAGCACATATGATAATCTTTATCAGAGGGTGGCTTGCTGTAATACACACATATGTTTCATCTGTCACTCCGTTGACATTATGGAGTCCTGTAACAGAGAGGTTGCCAGTGTTGGCGTCgcagatgttttctgtctgtggtaAGTGAGCGGGGCGTCCCAGCAGGCTCGGGAGACTCTGCTCTTTTAGCAGCACAGGCAGTGCTGGACACATGGCTGTGATATTGTCCTTGTGCCATCCATTTGAATGACCCTGGGGTCCACAAGTGAAAGGCTGCCAGACATTTGGGAGGATGTGAGGATGTCAGGAGTCCACTTATTTTGTgatttctgaattttttttttttttttttgttaagcaGAAAAATATTGCATGCTGCTTATTTGCAAGTTGCAAATGTCTTTTTCATCCACTTCAATTGTTATATTTGTTATATTGTCCTTGTaaagcatctttttttcattacatAAAATTATCACCGTCTGATTCAGTAAATCAACAACAAGCGTCATTACTTACCAAAGCCCAAAATGCACAGTATCCTACTGTAACATGgtaaagagaaaagcaaacacCTTAGTATGCTTTGTATTTTGATATGAAATTGCACTGTTTGTACATACCACATAGATCAAGCTTTTGATGGGCCAAACCTAGCTAtaagattaaaaacatttccaaaaGGAATATATCTCTTTCAGTTCACATATACTACAGAAGCAAAGACAAAATCATGGTATTATTTCCATGCTCAGTAAATGTTGCTTACATTTTACttcccaaaaaataaataaaagttctgTTATTGCAGCAGTGACACAAAGGCACATTCTGAGCCTCACTGGGAGCAGAAATGTAGAAAACCTGCTCGGGGGTCAAAGGTAGATTCAGTGTTTGTTAAGTTGTGGTATGCATTatggtgtgtgaatgttatCCTGTGGTGTGGAGGTTTGCTATCTTAAGTTAGGAATAGTGACTTGTTGTAAGAGCGTGTCCGCTGAGCAGTGACAGTTTTTCAGGGACTGTTTAACCACAATGAGAAATAGCTGTGGTTGAaggagctgctgttgttgcttgCCTTCCTTTCTATCTGCATTAAATCCAAAATTAAAAATCTTACTTGTGAATATGAGGAATTAGAGTTTTGTATACATAATGTGTGCTAGCTATTAAGTCATTTAAGTGAGTGTCTGTTGTCAAGagtgtgtaaaatgtgcatGTGGTATATGAGAACGGAGGTTGAGATTATAATCCTCCAATTCACATTGTGGCCTATAGCCTATATTTTGGGAGAAGTTATTTATTCTATAGCTTATAAATTAATATTCCCATGCGCATACTCAAACAAACTGTTTATTCCAAATGTTAACATGGAAGATGAGCTAATGTTAATGTTCAACATAACAGCTATGATTAGCCTGTTCCAGCTAATTATGTTCAGGTtataaatagtaaataaaaaatcttaTCTGACCTTCTATAAACaggtgaggacattttgactcAGAATGGTGTTTATGCATGAAGCTTCAGTGAATAACCTTTAGTCCGAATCCCAGTGTAAAGGTTCGCACAAGAGCTTTGCAGGTTTTCTATGTAACAgattcaaacacaaaaagaaactaCCTTTAAAACATGTTGTGTGCTTTGTTCCTTTTAGGTTAGACAGGTTTGAGCAACAGACATGATACATTCAGTATGAgttgtctcttctctcttttggtttctctttgtttgcaaGACAGTAAAATATAAGTTATGCAGGCAAAGTTACATTTTCAAGGTTTGATTGAAGTATCTATGTACACTGGAAGCTACACTCAGTCCAACTGTACATcatcaca
This genomic stretch from Toxotes jaculatrix isolate fToxJac2 chromosome 12, fToxJac2.pri, whole genome shotgun sequence harbors:
- the neu3.1 gene encoding sialidase-3.1 is translated as MGNTPSKSGSGEEPLKTTLFEKEPSGITYRIPALLYLRHSHTFLAFAEKRSSPCDHDAKILVMRRGTLKDDGSVQWSSSQELSTACLPNHRTMNPCPVYEKNSKTLFLFFICVWGTTTEIRQLITGKNKARLCCVSSTDDGQTWSQVRDLTESVIGETIHKWATFAVGPGHGVQMENGRLIIPAYAYYVPYRCCSFPIPLTVYPRALSIYSEDFGQTWHIGKMLRKKSCECEMAEIIDHEGRSHLYCNARNTGGHRCEALSENSGVYFDKPHMAPDLAEPPLGCQGSVIGFPAPEFVPNDDAESKACGTSLLSPDTQTWLLFMHPTNKSSRRDMGVYLNRSPLHSSGWDRPRIIHSGPSGYSDLAYNGDKDQFSCLIECGKESELEQIAFMSFTLNDVMQTGGKKEKKMR